From Coffea arabica cultivar ET-39 chromosome 2e, Coffea Arabica ET-39 HiFi, whole genome shotgun sequence, the proteins below share one genomic window:
- the LOC113733041 gene encoding uncharacterized protein isoform X5, producing MPSVRSGETYLNQEDEMGPWLNYPVDDGFRSDFCSEILPEISGVTGNETSALNSFGLVVKGSCNQMPQHSYAVPVHNGLDIEARNASKVSSSRTGLLSPYSSQQCQLSVAPAGSGVSSVVMNTTSNNPVTFFGDTGQGQASPGGLVSMKMQNQKVGASNFLNFTHFSRPAALVRANLEKTDGVAASCSSGIEKVSAVSSSSPVKSTHKPSSNSQKDICVHNQPKLVSTKVDSRPSVDKPPEESCSAHRPDNLHWDDSIKNDKSSSPIIGSSITKEVKDSENPVEPVVAASSVCSANSGEGASNDQMHTLKRKHCDNEESESRSEEIEEESVGIKKVAHARGVSGSKRSRAAEVHNLSERRRRDRINEKMRALQELIPNCNKADKASMLDEAIEYLKTLQLQVQVMSMGAGLCMPPMMFPTGLQHMHAAHVPHFPPMAGGMGMGMGYGMGMLDLNSGSPRFPIFPLPPMQGAHFPSPTISGSSGFQGLAGSNLQVFGHPGQGVPMSIPRAPLVPLVGQAPISSAVGVDTSRMGIHVEASNASPTLNSVVEVQNKNSQLNHKTDTGSSISQTSSQKKKGSSSMFVQNLDRLLISFLADLISIRCAYSSTLLSRQLQATNKEFDQSAMTSKDDQAPDVCAAASINMASTTDLVCDKEKDVYATSHVCELKFFAKIIG from the exons ATGCCATCAGTGCGATCAGGAGAGACTTATTTGAATCAAGAAGATGAGATGGGGCCGTGGTTGAATTATCCTGTAGATGATGGTTTTAGATCAGATTTTTGCTCTGAAATCTTACCAGAAATATCTGGTGTAACTGGTAATGAGACATCCGCCCTTAACAGCTTCGGATTAGTGGTCAAGGGAAGCTGCAATCAAATGCCCCAGCATTCGTATGCAGTTCCGGTGCATAATGGTTTAGATATAGAGGCAAGGAATGCATCAAAGGTTTCTTCTTCAAGGACGGGTTTGTTGAGTCCATACTCATCGCAGCAATGCCAATTATCTGTTGCACCTGCAGGATCGGGAGTTTCAAGTGTAGTTATGAATACCACAAGCAACAATCCAGTTACATTTTTTGGAGATACAGGTCAAGGTCAAGCTTCCCCAGGTGGTTTGGTTAGCATGAAGATGCAGAATCAAAAAGTGGGGGCAtccaattttttgaattttacccATTTTTCAAGACCAGCTGCTCTTGTTAGAGCTAATCTTGAGAAAACTGATGGCGTAGCTGCTTCCTGTTCATCAGGTATTGAAAAGGTCTCTGCGGTGAGTAGTAGTAGTCCTGTCAAATCTACACATAAGCCATCTAGTAACTCCCAGAAGGATATTTGCGTCCATAACCAACCTAAATTGGTCTCGACCAAGGTAGATTCCAGACCATCAGTTGATAAGCCACCTGAGGAGTCATGCAGTGCTCATCGACCTGATAATTTGCACTGGGATGATTCAATTAAGAATGATAAGTCCTCGAGCCCGATAATTGGTTCTAGCATCACTAAAGAAGTGAAAGACAGTGAGAATCCTGTTGAACCTGTTGTTGCTGCTTCCTCTGTGTGCTCTGCAAATAGTGGCGAGGGAGCTTCAAACGATCAGATGCATACACTGAAGAGAAAACATTGTGATAACGAGGAGTCTGAATCACGAAGTGAA gaaattgaagaagaatctGTGGGTATAAAAAAAGTAGCTCATGCAAGGGGTGTTTCTGGTTCAAAGAGAAGCCGAGCTGCGGAAGTGCATAATCTGTCTGAGAGG AGACGAAGAGATAGGATTAATGAGAAGATGCGTGCATTGCAAGAACTTATACCCAACTGCAATAAG GCTGACAAAGCTTCGATGCTTGATGAAGCCATTGAGTACTTAAAGACTCTTCAACTTCAAGTACAG GTGATGTCAATGGGAGCTGGATTGTGCATGCCTCCAATGATGTTTCCAACCGGATTACAACACATGCACGCTGCTCATGTGCCACATTTTCCTCCCATGGCTGGTGGAATGGGCATGGGAATGGGTTATGGGATGGGAATGCTAGACTTGAATTCTGGATCTCCACGATTTCCGATATTTCCTCTACCGCCCATGCAAGGAGCACATTTCCCTTCTCCAACTATTTCTGGATCTTCTGGTTTCCAAGGCTTAGCTGGATCAAACCTTCAGGTGTTTGGGCATCCTGGTCAAGGAGTTCCTATGTCAATCCCAAGGGCTCCCTTAGTTCCTTTGGTGGGGCAAGCTCCCATAAGTTCAGCTGTGGGTGTGGATACCTCAAGAATGGGAATTCATGTTGAAGCTTCAAATGCATCTCCAACTTTAAATTCTGTTGTTGAAGTGCAGAATAAAAATTCACAGCTAAATCATAAAACTGATACTGGCAGCTCAATAAGCCAGACATCTAGTCAG aaaaaaaagggttcAAGTTCTATGTTTGTTCAGAATCTGGATAGACTGTTGATCAGCTTTCTAGCTGATTTGATTAGCATCCGTTGCGCCTATTCATCAACTCTCTTATCTCGTCAGCTGCAGGCAACAAATAAGGAATTTGATCAGTCTGCCATGACTTCAAAGGATGATCAGGCACCTGATGTTTGTGCTGCGGCCTCCATTAACATGGCGAGTACAACTGATCTCGTATGTGACAAAGAAAAAG ATGTTTACGCGACAAGTCATGTCTGTGAACTGAAGTTCTTCGCTAAAATCATTGGATAG